A DNA window from Pontimonas salivibrio contains the following coding sequences:
- the secE gene encoding preprotein translocase subunit SecE, with product MATNLPDPTPDNPVAKDKAERENRSGVFARLVLFIRQVIDELRKVVTPTRSELVNYTLVVLVFVLIMMGIIVAFDLIFGWAISWVFGDGSSLF from the coding sequence GTGGCAACAAATTTGCCTGACCCAACGCCGGACAATCCGGTCGCAAAAGATAAAGCGGAGCGGGAAAACCGCTCCGGTGTTTTTGCGCGCCTGGTGTTGTTTATCCGGCAGGTCATTGACGAACTCCGGAAAGTGGTCACCCCTACCAGGAGTGAACTGGTCAACTACACCTTGGTGGTGTTGGTGTTCGTGCTGATCATGATGGGAATCATCGTCGCCTTTGACTTGATCTTCGGGTGGGCGATCTCGTGGGTGTTTGGTGACGGGTCCTCGCTCTTCTAG